One Suricata suricatta isolate VVHF042 chromosome 15, meerkat_22Aug2017_6uvM2_HiC, whole genome shotgun sequence DNA segment encodes these proteins:
- the ZHX2 gene encoding zinc fingers and homeoboxes protein 2 — translation MASKRKSTTPCMFRTSQVVEQDVPEEGDRAKDKGISTPQPETAKDSWTVEPENSSKENEVIEVKSTGENQSKKLQGGYECKYCPYSTQNLNEFTEHVDTQHPNVILNPLYVCAECNFTTKKYDSLSDHNSKFHPGETNFKLKLIKRNNQTVLEQSIEATNHIVSITTSSLGSGNSDPGISVSKTPIMKPGKPKADAKKVPKKLEEATPENHVEGTARLVTDAAEILSRLGGVELLQDTLGHVTPSVQLPPNINLVPKVPVPLNTTKYNSALDTNATMINSFNKFPYPTQAELSWLTAASKHPEEHIRIWFATQRLKHGISWSPEEVEEARKKMFNGTIQSVPPTITVLPAQLAPTKMSQPILQTALPCQILGQTSLVLTQVTSGSTTVSCSPITLAVAGVTNHGQKRPLVTPQAAPEPKRPHVAQVPEPPPKLVANPSLTPASDRKKTKEQIAHLKASFLQSQFPDDAEVYRLIEVTGLARSEIKKWFSDHRYRCQRGIVHITSESLAKDQLAIAASRHGRTYHAYPDFSPQKFKEKTQDQVKILEDSFLKSSFPTQAELDSLRVETKLSRREIESWFSERRKLRDSMEQAVLDSMGTSKKGPDVVAPNGALSRLDQLSGAQLASSLPSPSPAITKNQEQVHLLRSTFARTQWPTPQEYDQLAAKTGLVRTEIVRWFKENRCLLKTGTLKWMEQYQHQHIADHGYDAAPGKGVKTVIAERPKNRSNVGQQHYKDPKKLCEEDLEKLVLRVKESNEQAKDGVAAKPSEATPDRSEGSSGDGQGSDENEESGVVDWVEVTVGEEDATSDRSDSWSQTAAEGTATAEQAGSDSDSIPAEAGQA, via the coding sequence ATGGCGAGCAAGCGAAAATCCACAACACCATGCATGTTTCGGACATCACAAGTAGTAGAACAAGACGTGCCCGAGGAAGGAGACAGGGCCAAAGACAAAGGAATCAGCACGCCACAGCCTGAAACAGCCAAGGACAGTTGGACAGTGGAACCTGAGAActcttccaaagaaaatgaagtgatAGAGGTGAAATCTACAGGGGAAAACCAATCCAAAAAACTCCAAGGTGGTTATGAATGCAAATACTGCCCCTACTCCACGCAAAACCTGAACGAGTTCACGGAGCACGTTGACACGCAGCACCCCAACGTGATTCTCAACCCCCTATACGTGTGTGCCGAATGTAACTTCACAACCAAAAAGTACGACTCCTTGTCTGACCACAACTCCAAGTTCCATCCCGGGGAGACCAACTTCAAGCTGAAGTTAATCAAGCGCAATAATCAAACTGTCCTAGAGCAGTCCATTGAAGCCACCAACCACATCGTGTCCATCACCACCAGCAGCCTGGGAAGCGGTAACAGTGATCCTGGAATCTCAGTGAGTAAAACCCCCATCATGAAGCCAGGGAAACCCAAGGCTGATGCCAAGAAGGTGCCCAAGAAGCTGGAGGAGGCCACGCCTGAGAACCACGTGGAAGGGACTGCCCGCCTGGTGACAGACGCGGCTGAGATCCTCTCAAGACTCGGAGGCGTGGAGCTCCTCCAGGACACATTAGGGCACGTCACGCCTTCTGTCCAGCTCCCACCAAATATCAACCTTGTCCCGAAGGTCCCCGTCCCGCTGAATACTACCAAATACAACTCGGCCCTGGACACGAATGCCACCATGATCAACTCCTTCAACAAGTTCCCTTACCCGACCCAGGCCGAGTTGTCCTGGCTGACAGCTGCTTCCAAACACCCAGAAGAGCACATCAGAATCTGGTTTGCCACACAGCGCTTAAAGCACGGCATCAGCTGGTCCccggaggaggtggaggaggcccGGAAAAAGATGTTTAATGGCACCATCCAGTCAGTACCCCCAACGATCACCGTGCTGCCAGCCCAGCTGGCCCCCACAAAGATGTCACAGCCCATCCTCCAGACGGCTCTGCCGTGCCAGATTCTCGGCCAGACCAGCCTGGTGCTGACTCAGGTGACGAGTGGGTCAACAACTGTCTCTTGCTCCCCCATCACACTTGCCGTGGCCGGAGTGACCAACCATGGCCAAAAGAGACCTTTGGTGACTCCCCAAGCTGCCCCCGAGCCCAAGCGTCCACACGTCGCTCAGGTGCCAGAGCCCCCACCCAAGCTGGTGGCCAACCCCTCGCTGACCCCAGCCAGTGACCGCAAGAAGACAAAGGAGCAGATTGCACATCTCAAGGCAAGCTTTCTCCAGAGCCAGTTTCCTGATGACGCTGAGGTCTATCGGCTCATTGAGGTGACTGGTCTTGCCAGGAGTGAGATCAAGAAGTGGTTCAGTGACCACCGGTATCGGTGTCAAAGAGGCATCGTCCACATCACCAGCGAATCCCTTGCCAAAGACCAATTGGCCATCGCAGCCTCCCGACATGGCCGCACGTACCACGCATACCCAGACTTTTCCCctcagaaattcaaagaaaaaacacaggatCAGGTTAAAATCCTGGAAGACAGCTTTTTGAAAAGCTCTTTCCCGACCCAAGCAGAACTGGATAGTCTAAGGGTGGAAACCAAGCTGAGCAGGAGAGAGATCGAATCCTGGTTCTCAGAGAGACGGAAGCTTCGGGATAGCATGGAACAGGCTGTCTTGGATTCCATGGGGACTAGCAAAAAAGGCCCAGATGTGGTGGCGCCCAATGGTGCTCTGTCTCGACTTGACCAGCTCTCTGGTGCCCAGTTAGCCAGCTCTCTGCCCAGTCCTTCACCAGCAATCACAAAGAACCAAGAACAGGTACACCTGCTGCGGAGCACGTTTGCAAGAACCCAGTGGCCTACTCCCCAGGAGTATGACCAGTTAGCAGCCAAGACCGGCCTGGTCCGGACTGAAATTGTGCGTTGGTTCAAGGAGAACAGGTGCTTGCTAAAAACCGGAACCTTAAAGTGGATGGAGCAGTACCAGCACCAGCACATAGCAGATCATGGTTATGATGCCGCACCAGGGAAAGGAGTGAAAACCGTCATCGCTGAGAGACCAAAGAACAGGAGTAACGTGGGTCAGCAACACTACAAGGACCCCAAGAAGCTCTGTGAAGAGGACTTGGAGAAGCTGGTGCTCAGGGTGAAAGAGAGCAATGAGCAAGCCAAGGATGGGGTAGCAGCCAAGCCTTCTGAAGCCACCCCAGATAGGTCAGAGGGCAGCAGCGGAGACGGCCAGGGCAGCGATGAGAATGAGGAGTCGGGTGTTGTGGATTGGGTGGAGGTGACAGTCGGAGAGGAAGACGCCACCTCTGATAGGTCGGACAGCTGGAGTCAGACCGCAGCCGAAGGCACCGCCACCGCAGAGCAGGCCGGCTCAGACTCCGACAGCATCCCGGCcgaggctggccaggcctaa